From Quercus lobata isolate SW786 chromosome 11, ValleyOak3.0 Primary Assembly, whole genome shotgun sequence:
TATATttaggccccattgtgcgaatggccagGGACTGGACATTGGGTTTAGCTCTCCACCAGGCTGGTGTATGCTCGGagcgaatctctggcattggtcgcacttcttcacgtAATCCAGGGCTTCCTTgtgcatgctcggccaccaataacccagCGTTAAGGCTATGTGAGACAAAGACCTACCCCCCGTGTGACTtccgcaaattccttcatgtaactcctGGAGGATGAGTTCTGCAGCCTCTAGGTGCACACATAGCAAATACGGCCCTGAAAACGAGCGTCTGTAAAGCTTGGAGTCCTCCAATAACCAGAATCGAGTAGCCTTTCTCCTGATTTTGCCAGCCTCAACCTTATCGTCTGGCAAGGTGTCATGTTTTAAGTACAAAAcgatagggtccatccagctcggtCCTGCCCTGATGTTATGTATTCCAATCCCATTTGCCCTTTCTCTTGATGGACGGAGGATCTCTTCTACCAGAATGACTCGAGGTAGGGGttgagccgaggaggtagccaaCGTCGCGAGAGAATCAGCATGAGTGTTCCCACTTCTGGGTACGTGCGTCAGGCGgaagtgatgaaattgggtctGCAGGTGCTTAACCCGAactagatactcttgcattctttcgtcCTTTGCTTCCATGTCCCCATTTATCTGCCCCATGATAAGTCTTAAATCCGAGAACATGTCTACGGATTTTCCGCCCAACTTCCGGATCATTCCCATTCCTTCCAATAGCGCCTCATATTCGGTTTCGTTATTCGTGGTTGCAAACCCGAGTCTCAATGACTTCTCTATGGTTATCCCTTCAGGTGAGAGCAGGACAAGTCCTAAccctgagcccctttggttcGTTGCGCCATCGACGTGTGCTTTCCACCAGGTGTTTTCATGCTGGGAGACCATGCTGATCATCTTCTCATCAGCCCCTAGAGGACCCGCCACGTTTTGTTCCTCTAGCGTGGGCTCCGCAAACTCTGCTATTAGGTCGGCAAGGACCTGGCCCTTTACAGCAGTACGAGGCATGTACCTAATATCGAAAGCGCCCAAGATCGTTCCCCACTTTGCAATTCTGCTTGTGTAATCGGCGCTGCGTAGGACAGACTTTATGGGGAGTTGTGTCAGCACCACCACAGTGTGTGCTTGAAAGTAGTGTGGAAGCTTTCGCGTGGCCTGCACGACAGCCAAGATAGCCTTCTCGAGGGGAAGATAACGTGTTT
This genomic window contains:
- the LOC115966423 gene encoding protein NYNRIN-like, translated to MFEQQMGKNIEVYVDDMVVKSKLASNHIDDLGNVFQILRKYKLRLNATKCSFGVGSGKFLGYMVTHRGIEANPDQIRAIHNLQPPRNPKEVQKLTSMIAALNRFISRAADRCKPFFLLLHKWKGFEWNEDCAVAFQQLKEYLVRPPIMSSPNADEVLFAYIAVASHAVSLVLIREDNRTQRPVYYVSKSLQEAETRYLPLEKAILAVVQATRKLPHYFQAHTVVVLTQLPIKSVLRSADYTSRIAKWGTILGAFDIRYMPRTAVKGQVLADLIAEFAEPTLEEQNVAGPLGADEKMISMVSQHENTWWKAHVDGATNQRGSGLGLVLLSPEGITIEKSLRLGFATTNNETEYEALLEGMGMIRKLGGKSVDMFSDLRLIMGQINGDMEAKDERMQEYLVRVKHLQTQFHHFRLTHVPRSGNTHADSLATLATSSAQPLPRVILVEEILRPSRERANGIGIHNIRAGPSWMDPIVLYLKHDTLPDDKVEAGKIRRKATRFWLLEDSKLYRRSFSGPYLLCVHLEAAELILQELHEGICGSHTGGRSLSHIALTLGYWWPSMHKEALDYVKKCDQCQRFAPSIHQPGGELNPMSSPWPFAQWGLNILGPFPKATGNRRFLLVGTDYFTKWVEAEALANIRDVDVKKFV